Within Verrucomicrobiia bacterium, the genomic segment GATGAAGCAGCCTGGAAAAAAAATCGCCGCGGGGTTTTCGTTTTATTGTCACCACAGCAACCCGTTTCTGCTGCACCTGCACAACCGTAGAATTTCAATTGCGCCCGCCCCGCGGGGCTTTCGCGCTTCACATTAACAAATCATTATGAAGCTCACCCGGTTCGCCAGTTTTCTTGCCTGCGCCGCATTGCTCTCTCTCATTTCCACCGGCTGCAAACATCATCCACCAGGAATCACGCCCCTGCCCGGAGAGGGAGTAACGGGCCAAAATCCGGGAGTGGGCCCTGGAGGAACGCTCGAGGCGCCCGGCAGCACTGACACTTCATCGGGAATCCCTTCCAACCCAGCCGGCGCTCACGATGGCTGGACACCGAACGCAGAGGTTTTCCAGGCCGACACGGTCCATTTCGCCTTTGACAGTTCCGTCATCCGCCCTGAGGACAGCCCGAAGCTTGCGGCTGTGGCCGATTACTTAAAAGCCAATCCTTCCGCAGCGGCTAAAATTGAGGGGCATTGCGATGAACGCGGCACCGAGGAGTATAATCGGGCGCTGGGCGAACGCCGGGCCCTGGCACTGCGCGAGGAGTTGGTCCGCCTGGGCATCGACCCCACCCGGGTCGATACAATCAGCTACGGCAAAGATCGCCCGGAAGACCCCGGCCACAACGAAGCCGCCTGGAGCAAGAATCGCCGCGGAGTCTTTATTCTGCTGACTCCGCCCAAGGGGACATAACATAAGTGTAATCGGTTAGTGACGGCGGGCGCTGCCGCCTGAAGGCGGCGTTCCGCACCGTCCGGAACGCCGGCTTCAGCCGGCGGCCTCGTCGTCACTGAGGCATTACACATAAGTACATAAGTTTTTTTTAGAGCTTTACTATTATTCTGCTCAGGCTTAAGGTTATTACAGCATGGTTTGCTCTAGTATGAATCTAATGTTTGGCATCTTCAATCTCGGCGGTGGCGAGATCATCCTCATCCTCGCCCTGGTTTTAATCCTGTTTGGCGCCAAGAAGCTGCCTGAGTTGGCAAAGGGGCTGGGAACCGGCATCAAAGAATTCAAGAAGGCCACTCGCGAGGTGACCGACGAGGTCTCGCACGCAATGGACGAGCCACCGCCTTCGCCCTCAAGACGCCTCCCCAGCGCCCCCGAAGCAACTTCCCAGACGACCGAGGCTGAACCGTCCCATACCGTTCCTCAATCTACCTCGAGTCCGAAGGCCTGAGTCGCTGAGCGGTTCTAGCCATGGTTGATGAACCCGAAGCGGAACTCCTAGACCAAGAGGAGCAAGAGGGCGGCCCAGTCAAATCGTTTCTCGAGCATCTCGAGGACCTCCGCTGGGTCTTGATCAAAAGTCTCGTCGCCGGCTGTGTGGCCATGCTGGGATGTCTGCTGGCCGGCAATTATGTCCTCGATGTCCTGAAATGGCCCTTGCACCGGGCCCCTGTTCCGCATCACGGCAAAACCCAAACTGTCCGCTTCACTTTCGGCAACAACCAGCTCGGCAGTCCGTTCCACCTCAGCACCAACGAACCGTTTGCCTCTCTGCTTGGCACCAATGCCTTTGTCCGCTTGGAGCTTGCTCCGGTCGTTCAGGGAACAAATTTCGTACTGGCGGTAGTTCCGCATCCGGAACCCGAAGAGGCCGTCCAGGAACGCTTGCCAATCGAGATTATTAACCTCAGCCCTGCCGGTTCGTTTATTGTCGCCACCAAAGTCGCTTTTTATGGCGGGATGGTGATTGCCGCCCCGTTCATTTTCTATTTTGTCTCTTCATTCGTTTTCCCGGCGCTCAAGATGCGCGAGAGAAAGTATGTCTATCGCGGCCTGTTTTTTGGCGTGGGCCTCTTTTTAACCGGCATACTCTTCTGCTATTTCGTTCTGATGCCGGTGGCGCTGGCCGCTTCGGCCCAATACGCGCAGTGGCTCGGCCTGGGCGTCAACCAGTGGCGAGCGGAAGATTATATCGGTTTTGTGTGCAAGTTTATGCTCGGAATGGGCTTGGGTTTCGAGCTGCCCGTCGTCGTATTGACCCTGGTTAAGATCGGGGTTTTGAACTACGCCATCCTCTCCAAAGCGCGGCGCTACGTTATCATTATCAACGTCACTTTGGGCGCCCTTCTAACCACGCCCGAGGTTATTACCCAGCTTCTCATGGCCCTGCCCCTGCAACTGCTTTACGAGGTGAGCGTGTGGATTGCCTGGTACTGGGAGCGGCAGGAAAAGAAGCGGCAGGAACAGGCCGAAGCGACCGCCGCCGCCAGGGCCTGAAAACCGGGTGATTTCCGCGTATTCCGCGTATTCCGCGGTTTAATCTGTTCTCCAGAGTGGCATGAATCCTCAGGCCGCGAAATGAATGCGCTTCTGGCTATGCGTTTCAGCTCTCAACCGAGGGTCACGGCATCGGAGGCAGCACAGTTCTCTTTTATCTGCGGTTATCCGAGTTATTATTTGCGGTTTCATCACCGAAAACTCTTTACAACTTCGCAAATCCCGCGTTACTGTTTGGTCAATAAACGAAATTGCGTTTAATGAAGAAATGTTTTATGCGTAACTCACTCCCCCTCCTGGCTGGTTTGGCCCTTGTGGCTGCCTTGGCCAGCGGCTGCGCCAATACAGAAAGAAAATTCGGGCGCGGTGTTAACAACATGTTGGAAGTTGTCCGTGGCGGCGAAATGCGACGGACCATGGAACAGACGGCCATCTTCGATGGACCGGATGTGGCTTATACGACCGGCTTTTTCCGCGGGCTCAACCGGACGCTGGCGCGGACCGGGATAGGCGTTTATGAGGTGGTGACCGCTCCCATTCCTCCCTATGACCCTGTTTTCACGGATTATTTCGCCCCGGGCTCGGTGTATCCGGATAATTACACGCCCGGCTTGCTCGAAGATTCCATGTTTGCGACCGACTCAAACCTGGGCTTCAGCGGCGGGGATGTGGCGCCCATTGTCCCGGGCAGCCGCTTCCGCATCTTCGATACGCACTGAGCTGTTTGCTCGATTTCCAGGGCGCCGGCATAGTTTGTGCCGGCGCTTTTTCTTTTGCGCACACTTTGGAGGCTCTTTAGTGTGAGCCCACTTTTGAAGACGCTCGAAAAGGCATCGCCGTGCAAGGTCAACCTGCTGCTCAATATTCTTGGCAAACGCCCAGATGGCTTTCACGAGCTGGAAACGGTGCTGCACCCCGTCCGCATCTTTGACCAGTTAAGTTTTCAGCGGGGCGGGGCCGGGATTCGATTAACCTGCGCTCAGCCCGGGTTGCCGACCGATTCGCGCAACCTGGTCTATCGGGCAGCGGCTCTGTTTTTCGATGCTGCGAAAATTAATGAAGGCGTGAGCATCCGCTTGGCTAAGCAAATCCCCCTGGCGGCCGGCCTGGGTGGTGGCAGCGGGAACGCGGCAATAACTCTTCTCAGCCTCAATGAGCTCTTTGGCCATCCGCTTGCCCAGGCTGACCTGGAGCGACTCGCCGCCTCTCTTGGCTCCGACATCCCCTTCTTTCTGCAGGATAAGCCGGCACTGGGCGCCGGGCGCGGGGAAAAAGTTCAACCCCTCGATTGGTTTGTGGCCCTGCGAAGCGCGGCATTTCTCCTGGTCCATCCCGGCTTCGGCATTGCTACTGCCTGGGCTTACAAAGAACTGAGCCGGTTCCCCACCGCTCTAAACGGACGCCCCGGGCGCGCTCAGCAGTTGATATCTCTGCTGCAAGGTGAAACCCTCCAAAGCGCAGGGGCGCAGCTTTACAACTCGCTCGAAGCCCCGGCGTTGGAAAAATATCCGCTTCTGTGGCTATTCCAGGAATTCCTTCGAGGACATGGAGTGGCCGGGACCCTGATGTCGGGCAGCGGTTCCACCGTATTCGCATTAGTCCAGAGCCTGAGCGCTGCTGAGGAATTGGCGGAACAGTTTAAAACCAGGTTCGGGAGCACCTACTGGATTCGATCTGTGGCGATTTAATTCGAGGCACAGGATTGGTTGGATTCTAATGGGCACAACTACTTCGGAGCTGAGGCCGATGCGCTTGGATTGCTAAAATGAAGGCTCGTTCGGCGTCCACATCCGAATATTACCCAAGGCAAAGAGGGCGTTTCTTCGTGCCTCCGCACTCTTATCCTCGGATGCTCTCAGGAGTACGGGAATGGCCGCTTTTGCTTCAGGACCTATGTCACCCAAGACCGTCGCAACGATGGGAGTATAACGGATTTTTCGGCGCGCGCGCCAGAGTCTTTAAGACTTCAAACACTTCAGCGCCATTGCGGTTTGGTACGTGAACTGGATGCCGCGGATTGTGTGGGCGGCCAAAAAGGCATGCTCTTCAGAGGCTCGCCTTAATTCATTAATGCCGGGGTGATTGGATGCGGGCGGGCTGGCCAAGCTTTTGGCGCGCCGCATCGAGCCGCTGGTCCCAATCTGCCCAACTGGCCGCCCATTCCGGGCCGGAGAACTTTGCTCGGGCGGCGGGCAATCGCGCTTCGAGGGCCTTGAGCTCTGTGCGCGCCTCGTTGCGATTGCCCCATTTGAGATAAGTCTCGATCAGGTCGAGGCAGTTCTCAGGGAAATCGGGCGCCAGTTGAACGGCGCGTAGGAGGTGCTCGCGCGCTTTCGTCCGGCTGCCGATGCTGATAAATGAGGGCGCATCACGGTACAGCAGACCCAGGCTCCGGTCGGGGCCTGCGTGGTCGAATTTTTCGTCCAGCTCGCGGGCCCGATTCCACTCGCGCTCCATTTCATCCAGCAACTTCAGCGCGCTAAGGCCTCGAGTGCGGGCCAGTTGCCCCAGGTTCAAACCGAGGTAATAATGTCCGGCAGCGGCAGTGGGGTCCAAGGCAATGGCCTGGCGGCTGGCTGCTATTCCCTGCTCGGCCAGGTCAGCGCGCTGTGCGCTGTTGGTTGAAAAATCGGCCAGGTCAAAACAAGCGCGGGCAAAGCGCCATCCGGCTTTGGCATTACGCGGCTGGGTTTTGTACTCGGATTTCGAGTGGCGAAAGGCCTCCTGCGCCTGGCTGGCCGGGTCTCCAGCCAACGCGCCTGCCAGAGCAATAAATGAAAAAATAACGGCTACCGCCGTAGCGCCGATTGGCAATTGGCTGTGCCGCCGACTGGCAATCGGCGGCTCTGTCACTACCCTGGCCGCAAGGGCTTCCACACCCGAATTAAATGTTGCGCATAAGATAAAGCAACCTATATTTGGGCTCTGTGAGATTAAATTGGAAAATTCTGCGGCTGGCCGCTCTGGCGCTGCTGTTGGCCACGGTCGCCGGATGCGGCGGCCTGACTGCCAGCAAGAGCATTTCGCCGGCCAGTTTCTTTCTCCCGGGATTTCTCCAGGCAGACCCCCCGCCTGCCCACCCCGAGAGCACCACCCCCGCAGATGAGCCAGGTACCATGGTTGCTCAATCCTAAGACTCATTCCCAAACCAAAATTATTCTAAAATTCGCTTATGCGATTTCCACTCGCATTGACGGTGAAGATTGCCCGTCACATCATTAAGCATAAAATCCGGCGCACACCCAAGTTCGCCCTGGTGCTCCAGCTCGAACCGCTGCACACCTGCAACCTCACTTGCACCGGCTGCGGACGCATCCGCGAGTACTCGACCAGCCTCAAGGATATGATGTCCCTCGAGGACTGCCTGGCGTCTGCCCAGGAATGCAATGCCCCCATGGTCTCTATTTGCGGCGGTGAACCGCTCATTTATCCAAAGATCAAGGAACTGGTTGCCGGCCTGCTGGACCAGGGCCGCATCGTCTATGTCTGCACCAATGGCATGTTCATGCGGCGCGAACTCAGAGATTACCTCGCCGGCATCTACTCGCCTTCACTCGAACCGACCCTCAAACGGCTCCTGGACGAGAAGCTGATTTCGGACAAAGAGGCCGAAACAATTCGCAAAGGCAAACAGGATGACCGCCCGGCTATCAAACCCAGTCAATGGATGTACTGGAACGTGCATGTCGATGGCCTGGAATACACTCACGATTTAATCGTCGAGCGCGAGGGCGTTTTTAAAGAATGCGTTCAAGCCATTAAGATGGCCAAGCTGCTCGGTTACCAGGTCGCTACCAACACAACCGTCTATAAGGAAACCGACATGCGGGAGATCGAGCAGATGTTCGAGTTCTTCTCCGCTCTCGAAGTCGATGGCCATACCATTTCTCCCGGCTACGAATACGATGCCGCCAAAAAGGACATGATCAAACGCCTCGGCAAAAACCCCGAGGAATTCTTTCTCACCCGGGCGATGACGGTCGAGAAGTTCGCGAACATCCTCGACTGGGGCAAGCGCTTCACCATCTTTGGCACAACGGTGTATCAGGAGTTTCTGGCGGGCAAACGCGACTTGACATGCACCGCCTGGGCCATTCCGACACGCAATATCAAAGGCTGGAAGGCCCCCTGTTATCTCATGACCGACGGCCATTACCCGCATTACCAGGAAATGCTCGACCAGGTCGATTGGGACAAGTACGGCGTGGTCAACGGTATCGCCCGCGACCAGCGTTGCGAGAATTGCATGGTCCATTGCGGCTACGACCCAAGCGGCGCCTTGGGCACCAATTATCAGCGCGGCGATCATTGGAAGAACATCAAGTACAACTTCTCCCCCAAACCCAAGCCGTACTACCAGGGACTCAAGGTCAATGCCTTTACCGGGTTTTCTGCCGGCAAAGGCCATCTGGCCGAGGCCAAAGCGGCTGTCAAAGCGGGGCTTTCCGGGGCTAAATCCGCCTTTCAGAACAACGGCAACAACTCCGGGTCCTGCGGGAGTGGCGATACCTCGCAACGAGACGAGGTGCTGGCGAAAATGCGCGAAGGCCGGCAGGTCGAAAAGTAAGCGCCTGGCAACCCCTTTGCGGCAAAGCCTGGATTTGACGCCAACGACACTGCTGATAATCTATTGAGGAGTCCCTAAAATGAACTACATCTTTAATCTGCCGATGCTTCTCCCTCTCCCCTTCCCAAGGGGAGAGGTCCGGGGAGAGGGGTCCCTCTGTATGGTCCATTCCACGGTCCTGCCAATAAGAACCTGATTCATGAGCACACTATTCCTTTCACCTCCGTCTTTTGACGGGTTCGATGGCGGGGCCGGCTCGCGCTACCAGGCGCGGCGCGAAGTCACCAGCTTCTGGTATCCTACTTGGCTCGCCCAACCTGCCGCGTTGGTGAACGATTCGCGTCTGATGGATTGTCCTCCGCACGACATCGGAATTCAGCGCTGCCTCGATGAGGCCAGGCATTACGATCATGTTATCATCCATACCTCGACGCCCTCTCTCAAGAACGACTCCAAAGTCGCCGAGGCCATCAAGCAGAACCGCCCTGAGACCTGCATCGGCTTCGTCGGGGCCCACGCCGCCGTGCTCCCAACGGAAACCTTAAAAGCATCGAAAGCCATCGACTGGGTTGGACGCAAGGAGTTTGATTACACTTGCAAAGAAGTCGCCGAGGGCCGCCCGCTCGAAACCGTCGCCGGGCTTTCCTATCGCGATCGGGAAGGCCGTATCAAACACAACCCCGAGCGTGAGATGATCGCCGATATGGACGCCCTGCCCTGGGTGGCGGATGTTTATAAGCGGAATCTCCAAATCGAGAAGTATTTTATCGGTTATTTGCTCCATCCTTACGTGAGCCTTTACACCGGGCGCGGCTGCCCTGCCCAATGCACCTTCTGCCTTTGGCCCCAGACCATCGGCGGACACAAATATCGTGTGCGCTCGCCCCAGAATGTGGCTGACGAGATGGCTTACATGAAGCGGCTGTTTCCGCAGGTAAAGGAATTCTTTTTTGATGACGATACCTTCACGGCAAACCTGCCCAGGGCCCGCGAGATAGCCAAAAAGCTCGCGCCACTCGGTTTGACGTGGTCCTGCAACAGCCGTGCCAATCTCGATTACGACACCATTAAATCGTTTAAGGACTCCGGGCTCCGTCTGTTCCTGGTCGGTTATGAAAGCGGCAACGAAGACATCCTCACGCGCATTAAGAAGGGCGTCACCATGGACGAGATGCGCCGCTTCACCAGGTCCTGCCACAAGGCCGGCGTGGTGGTTCATGGGACGTTCATTCTGGGTTTGCCTGTCGAAACGCGCCAGTCTATCGAGAACACCATCCGCTTCGCCCAGGAACTCGATGTCTTCAGCATCCAGGTCTCTCTTGCCGCTCCTTACCCGGGCACCGAGCTGTTCGAGATGGCCCGGCAGAATGGCTGGTTCGTTAAAAAGGATAAAACCGATCTCGTCGAGACCGACGGATTCCAGCAGAGCGCCCTCGAATACCCCGGCCTCGCGAAGGATGAAATCTTTGAGGCCGTGGACCGCTTTTATCGCGCCTATTATCTGCGGCCCAAACCGATCCTGCGCATCATCAAAACCATGCTTGAAGACAAGGACGTTTTTGTCCGCCGCTGCCGCGAAGGCTACGAGTTCTTCAAGAGCCTCAAGCAACGCCGCGAAGACCTCGAAGCCGCCCGCACTGCGCCTCCCACCGCCCAGCCTGCCCCCGCTGTTTAGCCAGAACACTCTGGCGATTGGCGATTGTCATTTTCATCACAGAGCCAACGCGCGGAACGCAAAGGGCTTGTACGCGCAGAATCATAACTTTACTGTAATTGTTGTGAAAAGTTCTCGTCAAACCTCTTTGCGCTCTCTTGCGGCTGAACTGTGCCTGTGGAATCTTCTTCATAACGCTCACTACGAAAAATCGATGAAGATCACGGACGGCGGGCTCGATGATCCGCGCGTGCAGAAGCTTCTCGCGCATCATCTCAATACCGCGCGCGGAGACGGGGCTCGGCAGCGCACACGCGCTTGATTTAAGCGGCTTGAGAAAACCAGACATTCACTTTTGGTCCGGATGGGACGGGGAGCGCGTTATGGCCATTGGCGCTTTGAAACGACTCTCGGAATCCCACGGCGAAATAAAATCAATGCACACCGAGCAGTCATACAGGCGGAAAGGCGCTGATAGCGCTATGCTGCGGCACATGGCCAGGGCGCGTCGAATGGGGGAATGGGGTTATCCCGCTTGAGCCTTGAGACGGGTTCGTGGCCGTATTTCACCCCGGCCCGTGAGTTCTACAAACGACATGGATTTGTGGAGTGTCCGCCTTTCGGCAGCTATGTTCCTGACGCGAACAGCGTGTTGATGACGCTGGAACTCCCGCCAGAGCCATGACATGCACCGACCCCTGTTCCGTAGGAACATCCGAGATCACAACTGTTACTCGGAAAAAACCGCCCCTTTCCAGCGGTACAAAAAAGAGCGACCCAGGCGCAGGCCGCTCTTTTGTCTTCCTAAACAGTCTTTCCTCCTTTAAGTCGATTTGTTCGAGCTGTTCCATTTTTATCATGCCAGGTTGGCAAGGGAATGGGGTAAACACCCCAATTCAAGAGGGCCCCACTCTAAATGACTGTGCCGTGGGGGACCACGCCGTTCTTGGGAATAATCACCACACCATCGCGGATGTAGTACAGCGGGTGATTGGTGTCCTTGGGACTCGCGCCTGGCGTGATCACACAGTTGTTCCCGACCCGCGCATTTTTGTCGATAATGGCATTCTCGATTCGGGTATTTTCGCCGATACCAACCGTTGGGGTTCCCTCCTCGCGGTGGCGCTGAACAGATTCGGCACTTTCATAGTAGTCGCTGCCCATCAGGATGGCGCGGTAGAGCCGGCTGCCGCGCCCGACCTGGCTGCGCAAGCCGAGAATGGTTTGGCTGATGTCAGCCTCATTGATGTGACAACCGTCCGAGACAAGGGATTGGTCGATGCGGCTGGCGTTGACCTTCGAGGAGGGCAGGAACCGGGGGCGGGTGAACACAGGCGAACCCATATCGAACATGTCGAACCGAGGCGCTGGGGAGGCCAATTCGAGACTGACATCGAAGTAATTGCGGATGGTGCCGATGTCCTCCCAAGCACCCTGAAAGACATAGCCCCGCACATGATGGCGGGTGAGCGCCTCGGGAATGACGTGTTTGCCAAAATCACGGCTGGTTTCTCCCAGCAACTCCAGCAGGGCAGCCCGGTTGAAAACATAAATCCCCATCGACGCCAGAAACAGCTCCTCGCCCGCTGGAATATCCAGGCGCAAGCGGGCCTCAGCCGAGAGCTGGAACTCATCCTGCACAGCACGGTCTTTGGGCTTTTCCACAAACCGGCTGATGCGGCCATCGGGTTCCGTGCGCATGATGCCAAAGCCGGGCACGTCTTTGCGAGGCACCGGGATGGTTGCGACGGTGACATCGGCGTTGCTGGCAACGTGCTCGCGCAACAAGGTTCGGTAATCCATGTGGTAGAGCTGGTCCCCGCTCAAGATGAGCATGTACTCGAATGGGTTGCTCTGGAAATGAATGAGATTCTTGCGCACGGCATCCGCTGTGCCCTGGTACCAGGTGGTGTCCGTGAGGGTCTGCTCGGCGGCCAGCAGCTCGACAAAACCGGACGAGAAGTGATCAAATTTATACGATTGCGAGATGTGCCGATGCAGCGAGGCCGAGTTGAACTGGGTGAGCAAAAAGATGCGAAGCAGGCCCGAGTTGATGCAATTGGAAATCGGGATATCCACCAAGCGGTACTTGCCGCCCAGCGGCACGGCCGGTTTGGCGCGGTCCTTGGTTAAAGGAAACAAGCGGGCGCCTTGTCCCCCGCCGAGAATCACTGCCAGCACGTTATGTGCGCCAAAGGGAAGGAATGGCTGCGGCGGAGGCATATCTCAGTGTTTCTCCTTCAAGGTAGCCGCAGCGAGCGCCTCATGAAGTGGGGCAAACTCCGCATGCCGAGCTCTGCGGGTATCAAGGTGGCGCAGGCATCCTCGCCGGGTTAACCGGTCGTCTCGCCCGGTTTTCCGGGTGGCCGGCCAGGACGCCTGGGTTATGGGCCGGTGCGGAGGGCAACTTACCCCAGTTGCAGTTTGGCGCGGCAGGCAGACATAAAGGGAGGCATGCGCTATCGCCCTGGTGAACCCCGCAACAATCCAAAACCGGCCCGCCGCTCCTCTCTGGCTTTGGTGGCCGTGGAGCGCCAGCAGCCGGCCATCGGTCCGCATTGGCCGCTGCTGCCCGCAGAACGCCGCCGCGTCGTCATCGAGCAGGTCCAGCCGGAAATTGACGCTGGCCGGTTCTCCGTGAAGCGGACGGTGGGCGAGAGCGTCGCCGTTGAGGCGGACATCTTCGCCGATGGCCACGACATCCTGTCGGCTGTCATTAAATTTCGTCATGCCGATGAATCGCACTGGTCGGAGTCGCCCATGAAACAGGGGCCAAACGATCGGTGGGGCGGCTCGTTTAACGTGAGCCAACCCGGTTTTTACATTTACACAATCGAGGGCTGGGTCAACCCCTTTCGCTCTTGGCAACGCGACCTGGAAAAGAAAATGGCGGCTGAGATGGATGTCTCGAGCGAGCTTCAAGCCGGTCTTGCCCTTATCGAGCAGGCCGGCCAAAGGGCCGATGGACGATACGGCCAGCAGTTCCGGGCGATTCTTGAATCGTTTGCGGAGCAGAGTCCTTTGCCGCTCCGGGCCAAGGCAGCCAAGGCATTAAACCCGGCCCTGGCCGACCTGGTGGATAAGTATTCGGACCGTCTTCACCGGGTCCGCTATGATCGGGAGTTACAGGTGCTCGTGGACCCGGTGCTGGCCCGCTGCGGCGCCTGGTATGAACTCTTCCCCCGCTCGTGCGCGCCGGAGCCAGGGCGGCACGGCACTCTTGCCGACTGCGCGGCCTGGCTTCCGCGCATTGCGTCCATGGGCTTTGATGTCGTTTATCTTCCGCCCATCCACCCCATTGGGCGCTCTTTCCGGAAAGGCAAAAACAACAGCGTTTCCGCCACGCCAGCAGACCCGGGCAGTCCGTGGGCCATAGGCAGCGAGGAAGGGGGTCACAAATCAATCCACCCCAAGCTGGGAACGCTCGATGATTTTCGGGCGCTGGTCCGCCAGGCGCGCGAGCACAAGCTGGCAATCGCGCTGGACATCGCCTTCCAATGTTCCCCGGACCATCCCTATGTCCGGGAACATCCGGAGTGGTTTCGCCACCGCCCGGACGGCTCGATTCAATACGCGGAAAATCCACCCAAAAAGTACCAGGACATTTACCCTTTGGATTTTGAAACGACCGATTGGCGGGCGCTCTGGAGCGAGTTGAAGAGCATCTTCGAGTTTTGGATGCAGCAGGGCGTGCGCGTTTTCCGGGTCGATAACCCGCACACCAAACCCTTCCGTTTTTGGGAATGGTGCCTGGGCGAACTCAAGCGGGGCGAGCCGGAGCTGGTCTTTTTATCGGAAGCATTCACGCGCCCCAAAGTCATGCGTTATCTGGCCAAGCTTGGCTTTTCGCAATCATACGATTACTTTCCGTGGCGCAACAGCAAACACGAGCTGACGGCTTACTTCACCGAGTTAAAACAGGCAGGACTGCGCGATTATTTCCGTCCCAATCTCTGGACCAATACGCCTGATATCCTGACGCAATACCTGCAGTATGGGGGGCGTCAGG encodes:
- a CDS encoding alpha-1,4-glucan--maltose-1-phosphate maltosyltransferase, with the translated sequence MRYRPGEPRNNPKPARRSSLALVAVERQQPAIGPHWPLLPAERRRVVIEQVQPEIDAGRFSVKRTVGESVAVEADIFADGHDILSAVIKFRHADESHWSESPMKQGPNDRWGGSFNVSQPGFYIYTIEGWVNPFRSWQRDLEKKMAAEMDVSSELQAGLALIEQAGQRADGRYGQQFRAILESFAEQSPLPLRAKAAKALNPALADLVDKYSDRLHRVRYDRELQVLVDPVLARCGAWYELFPRSCAPEPGRHGTLADCAAWLPRIASMGFDVVYLPPIHPIGRSFRKGKNNSVSATPADPGSPWAIGSEEGGHKSIHPKLGTLDDFRALVRQAREHKLAIALDIAFQCSPDHPYVREHPEWFRHRPDGSIQYAENPPKKYQDIYPLDFETTDWRALWSELKSIFEFWMQQGVRVFRVDNPHTKPFRFWEWCLGELKRGEPELVFLSEAFTRPKVMRYLAKLGFSQSYDYFPWRNSKHELTAYFTELKQAGLRDYFRPNLWTNTPDILTQYLQYGGRQAFIIRFVLAATLGASYGIYGPPFEFCENQPREPGSEEYLNSEKYEIRYWDLNAAGTLQDLIAKVNQVRRENPALQSNEHLEFHEIDNEQLLAYSRHTADLEDIILVVVSLDPHHVQRGWIRLPLDLWGLAGGGTFQVHELLTNERFLWSGTRNYIELNPEFAPAHVFRLRRHVRTEQDFDYFL